The Thunnus thynnus chromosome 1, fThuThy2.1, whole genome shotgun sequence nucleotide sequence GGTCCCCATCGCTCCCCCTTCACTGGTGGACAAGATGTCTTCTGTACCCCTCTCAGATGGCAGCCTACTCACAGGTGAAGTCATTTTCTTATTCtctaatataaaataattattgaaAGACcatattgatgttttttaatcttttaccTTGTTAAAATCATCCCCAGAGTTTATTCTAAACTTGTAAAAACTGCCTTTAGATATTGCACTCCCTGGGTTTTTACTTATCTTTACTTCATTTAGAAATGTTGCCTTCATATCAGGCATTCAAACGCTGCACTCAGAAATTCAGAAAAGTTTCTTGAATAATGTAATTGTTTCATTCAGTTCCCAATTTTATTTTGCTatatgtgaatgttttaaattgatGTGTCTGTTCTCATGTGACAATTTCATTCTGCCGTTTTggccagaaaaaacaaaaaatagaccAGACAATTAGAATAGACCAGTGAAATAGAAAACATGCAATAAAACCAGTATAGTCCAAAccacaatgaacacacacacatacaaaaaaaaaaaccaaacaaacagaagttCTCCATGCTGATGGGTCAAGTGTGTATCTCCAGTGCCGATGCATACTCTAGGGGTTCCCTACCGCGTGCCCTCATCCCAGGATCAGGACTCTCTCAGGGTGCTACAGTATGTAGAGAAACAACTGGCTCACTTCAACCCTGCCAGGTCCACCAGCCACCAGTGTAAGAGTCATAAACCCATCCTGTGGCTTTACTCTCTAAAAATCTTCCACACCATGCTGATGCAATCTTTAAACGCTGCATGCTGTACTATTTACGCTGCTGGTTGTGTCTTTtggctctttttttcttttttcggCATGACTCTCTGCATTCAAGCATTCTGCCCGTTGAATATCCTGTAGTTCGTATGTGCATAGTAGCATGTGTGCATGCCTACTTACCTGAAAGAATATGTTTTCTCGCTCTGGCTCAGactttatatttttctctcttaaatCCTATTGTTTCTTCGAAgtgaacatttttgtttgatagtTTAATAATGCAACAATTCATTCATTCGTTCATTCATTTTGACCTATCCAGCCTGCAGCCTGTCGGAGCTGAGCTCTCTCCACGAGGGAGAAACTGGCTTCCGCCAAACGTACCGGAACTTCCAAAAGAAAGCTCTTCCAGCCATCCCTGACCACGACCCTCAGCCTGAACCCCAGCGCTACAGTGACAACCGCAGCCCAGAGCCACAGCGTTACCGTGACAACCCGTCTTCACCCCAGCGCTATCGTGATGACCCCGACTCAGAGCCTCACCGTGGCCAGGATGAGCACCTTCCTCCGCGCCGTTACAGCGATgatcctccatcctcctctcaCTCACGTAGGCTCGTTCGTAATCATCGGCAACAGAAGGAGCACAACGAGGAGGACAACCACATCAGGTACAGATGCTCATCAATGTAAACACAGATTCTGTTTCATCACACCCATACAAACCTACACTGCACTCACAGTCttgtctccctcctcctctatcTCCCTGTCTGTCCTCTCTTGGCCTTGTGTTGGCTTCTGCAGGTGGAACCCTCGTTCAGAACATCTGCAAAGAAAGACGTACCGCACTGCGGGACGGACTGGCTCACTGGATGAGCTGGAGGAGTTTGCTGCCTCCTACAAGCAGAGAGGAGCCAGAGGGGtagagaagagggaggaagaacGGGACGACTATGAGATGGAGCTTCTGGAGTTCAGTCGATATCCTTCCTACCGGGATTGTCCACCTCAGCATTATCACAATGACGAAGATGAGCTTGGAGACACCAGTGACCGTGAAGATCATCCCAGACGAAATAAGAAAAACGGACCTAACATAAGTCCACTTCCTTCCCCCAGAAAGAGGAGGGGCACTTGGGACACAGATCGTcctgctccacctcctcccAGAGTTAGTCCGCCTTCGACTTCTTCTCAAGAGAAGGACTATGATGGCACATTCCTGAACAGCCTGTTGGAGCGTAAGGCTAAGTTGCGAGGGGTCGTCGGGCAGGGGAAGAGTGGGGCTCGGGGTGAGGAAGATTCAGACACACCATCAAAGGGCAGCTCAAAAAAGAGCAGCGGAGAATCTAGTCGGCACTGCAGCCGCTCGCCTAGTAACAGGCCTGACGCAGATTCACTGCCTCCTTACTCAGatacagagagaagcagaactGACAGGCCGTCTCCACGGCCGCTCCCAGCGTGCCCTCGCCCTTCTCAACCTCCCGCCCATCCCCTGTCCAGTCGcagagaggagaacagagaCAAGTCTCGGAAAGTGGTGAGTTACCTTTAAGGCTGTTGAATTATTGATTATGCTAATTGTCAGATCAGCAGCAGTGAGTAGAACTTATGCACCACTGCCCTACTTATGCAGTATTTGAAGCCCTTAGTGTGTAATTGACTTTCTATACtggtgaaaatggtgaaaaaaactAGGCGTACTACAAAGTATTTCCCTGCTTTTGAGGGAGTCTCTACTTAATTGTGTAAACATCCATGAAGGAAGCCAGCAGAGATTTCCTCATTTAACATACCTTCACACTGCATGCAGAGATCAAAGAGAAGCATCTActctgtattaaaaaaaatagtaaaattcaaacaaactattcctttaagatgtaagtacatttacagTAGATCCACTATATGTTTGATCGGAGATGTTACAAAATATACAGAGATGTTATAGCTAATGCTCTATTTAAGACAGtgcaaatattatataatatctATTTAGGAGGAGGATATTTGCTCActcaaataacaaacaaaattgAGGAAATCTGAAATTTTAAAGTCATTGTTAGTCTCTTGTACAGTGACTCTCAAAGTTTGTATCATGGCTCCCTCGGGTGCTTTAAGGAAAATCCAAGAGTGCTGCAAGATACTTCTGAATAATTTTTCaccacagcaaaaaaaagaggTGACATTTATATAAACTATATTTTTAGCCATGATAGCAGCATGGCTCTGGGGGCGCCAATGATTGGTCGATCTTTCCACCTCTTTGAtccagacttaaatatctcTACAACTATTAGACAGATTGTcgtgaaattttgtacagacattcatggttcccagatggtGTtccctaatgactttggtgatcccttgaccTTTTCTCTAGTGCCACGAGCAAAAGTTTTCTCTTTTATATCTCAGCATCTACTGGATTGATTGGCAAAAAAAttcatacagacattcatagttCTCAgatgatgatcccctgactcctctagtgccaccatgaggttgacatttgtggccACTGGAGCACAAGCGTGTGTTTGCCTCTGCTTTTCAGTAGTGTTTCTCAACCTTTTCTGGTCGATGACCTCATATTTAGGCCTCAAAGTTTACATGACTCCTGCACTTACAGAGTGATGTTATTGACTAAATTGGATTTGGAACTGTGAATATCAATCTTCCCCACATGGTGTCCCAGTCTTAAGGTTGAGAAACTCTTACTTACAATTTAAAAGGTTTATAGGCCtaagtgttgttgttgtaccTTTGACAGGTCAG carries:
- the LOC137180228 gene encoding immunoglobulin-like domain-containing receptor 2 isoform X3, whose translation is MKRKRKEDNFHEETVMKLTFSIWKMLLLPKWWIFIVSLAGVLPHRCSGVNVFVRDEKRYAVLFQSVVLPCQYNSVSTQVPVVQWVYKSYCRDRTRDAFNFPDSLGGGVGGGGLTGGTGGAGGGYETGMTASYLDCSDNSRTVRTVASISGSSFTLSEYYKNRDISIINKADLRIGEVQWGDSGVYICKVVIADDLEGQNEASVELLVLEWVFVAAVALGSVLFLLFVGVCWCQCCPHSCCCYVSCWCCPDTCCCPRHLYEAGKGIKTGTSTPQTPAYPPYFVSGVPTMVPIAPPSLVDKMSSVPLSDGSLLTVPMHTLGVPYRVPSSQDQDSLRVLQYVEKQLAHFNPARSTSHQSCSLSELSSLHEGETGFRQTYRNFQKKALPAIPDHDPQPEPQRYSDNRSPEPQRYRDNPSSPQRYRDDPDSEPHRGQDEHLPPRRYSDDPPSSSHSRRLVRNHRQQKEHNEEDNHIRWNPRSEHLQRKTYRTAGRTGSLDELEEFAASYKQRGARGVEKREEERDDYEMELLEFSRYPSYRDCPPQHYHNDEDELGDTSDREDHPRRNKKNGPNISPLPSPRKRRGTWDTDRPAPPPPRVSPPSTSSQEKDYDGTFLNSLLERKAKLRGVVGQGKSGARGEEDSDTPSKGSSKKSSGESSRHCSRSPSNRPDADSLPPYSDTERSRTDRPSPRPLPACPRPSQPPAHPLSSRREENRDKSRKVQSTLLSRDSLIV
- the LOC137180228 gene encoding immunoglobulin-like domain-containing receptor 2 isoform X1 — translated: MKRKRKEDNFHEETVMKLTFSIWKMLLLPKWWIFIVSLAGVLPHRCSGVNVFVRDEKRYAVLFQSVVLPCQYNSVSTQVPVVQWVYKSYCRDRTRDAFNFPDSLGGGVGGGGLTGGTGGAGGGYETGMTASYLDCSDNSRTVRTVASISGSSFTLSEYYKNRDISIINKADLRIGEVQWGDSGVYICKVVIADDLEGQNEASVELLVLGFSGVPEDLLPDFDLKIMPEWVFVAAVALGSVLFLLFVGVCWCQCCPHSCCCYVSCWCCPDTCCCPRHLYEAGKGIKTGTSTPQTPAYPPYFVSGVPTMVPIAPPSLVDKMSSVPLSDGSLLTVPMHTLGVPYRVPSSQDQDSLRVLQYVEKQLAHFNPARSTSHQSCSLSELSSLHEGETGFRQTYRNFQKKALPAIPDHDPQPEPQRYSDNRSPEPQRYRDNPSSPQRYRDDPDSEPHRGQDEHLPPRRYSDDPPSSSHSRRLVRNHRQQKEHNEEDNHIRWNPRSEHLQRKTYRTAGRTGSLDELEEFAASYKQRGARGVEKREEERDDYEMELLEFSRYPSYRDCPPQHYHNDEDELGDTSDREDHPRRNKKNGPNISPLPSPRKRRGTWDTDRPAPPPPRVSPPSTSSQEKDYDGTFLNSLLERKAKLRGVVGQGKSGARGEEDSDTPSKGSSKKSSGESSRHCSRSPSNRPDADSLPPYSDTERSRTDRPSPRPLPACPRPSQPPAHPLSSRREENRDKSRKVQSTLLSRDSLIV
- the LOC137180228 gene encoding immunoglobulin-like domain-containing receptor 2 isoform X2 — its product is MKRKRKEDNFHEETVMKLTFSIWKMLLLPKWWIFIVSLAGVLPHRCSGVNVFVRDEKRYAVLFQSVVLPCQYNSVSTQVPVVQWVYKSYCRDRTRDAFNFPDSLGGGVGGGGLTGGTGGAGGGYETGMTASYLDCSDNSRTVRTVASISGSSFTLSEYYKNRDISIINKADLRIGEVQWGDSGVYICKVVIADDLEGQNEASVELLVLGFSGVPEDLLPDFDLKIMPEWVFVAAVALGSVLFLLFVGVCWCQCCPHSCCCYVSCWCCPDTCCCPRHLYEAGKGIKTGTSTPQTPAYPPYFVSGVPTMVPIAPPSLVDKMSSVPLSDGSLLTVPMHTLGVPYRVPSSQDQDSLRVLQYVEKQLAHFNPARSTSHQSCSLSELSSLHEGETGFRQTYRNFQKKALPAIPDHDPQPEPQRYSDNRSPEPQRYRDNPSSPQRYRDDPDSEPHRGQDEHLPPRRYSDDPPSSSHSRRLVRNHRQQKEHNEEDNHIRWNPRSEHLQRKTYRTAGRTGSLDELEEFAASYKQRGARGVEKREEERDDYEMELLEFSRYPSYRDCPPQHYHNDEDELGDTSDREDHPRRNKKNGPNISPLPSPRKRRGTWDTDRPAPPPPRVSPPSTSSQEKDYDGTFLNSLLERKAKLRGVVGQGKSGARGEEDSDTPSKGSSKKSSGESSRHCSRSPSNRPDADSLPPYSDTERSRTDRPSPRPLPACPRPSQPPAHPLSSRREENRDKSRKVSTLLSRDSLIV